In one window of Polynucleobacter sp. AM-7D1 DNA:
- a CDS encoding Rap1a/Tai family immunity protein gives MKKFFIAASLVLGMATTLQTANATTTEELLKHCQGEGSSNITCQIYGQAVYDTYLATRNSKTAPTKICVKQPAPSRIQVVDEYIAWANANPANGPKSAAETMLKFLEGVFPCGK, from the coding sequence ATGAAGAAGTTTTTTATTGCTGCTAGCCTAGTTCTTGGAATGGCGACTACCCTGCAAACAGCTAATGCAACTACCACCGAAGAATTATTGAAACACTGCCAAGGCGAAGGCAGTAGCAACATCACTTGCCAAATTTACGGCCAAGCTGTTTATGACACTTACCTTGCAACCCGCAACTCAAAAACTGCTCCAACTAAGATTTGCGTCAAGCAACCTGCACCATCGCGCATCCAAGTAGTTGATGAATACATTGCTTGGGCTAATGCAAATCCGGCCAATGGACCAAAGTCTGCAGCAGAAACAATGTTGAAATTTTTAGAGGGCGTATTTCCTTGCGGAAAGTAA
- the hscB gene encoding Fe-S protein assembly co-chaperone HscB — protein sequence MNPSASDDYFRFFGLDQQFKLDLSALDQAYLAIQKEVHPDRHARGSDTEQRLAMQMATLANTAFQTLKNPVQRGLYLCQLHNVDARLETNTAMPAAFLMKQMEWREYLEDHDEDISALEALAEEVEESKRDTLAEITQAIDGAKNYERAAELLRGLLFIDKFALELDDAISALV from the coding sequence GTGAATCCTTCCGCGTCTGACGATTACTTTCGTTTCTTTGGTTTAGATCAGCAATTCAAATTGGATTTGTCTGCATTAGATCAGGCTTATCTAGCAATTCAAAAAGAAGTGCATCCGGATCGCCATGCACGTGGTAGCGATACCGAGCAGCGTTTGGCTATGCAAATGGCTACCTTAGCCAACACAGCCTTTCAGACTCTCAAGAACCCTGTTCAGCGCGGCCTTTATCTTTGCCAGCTTCATAATGTGGATGCTCGCTTAGAAACGAATACTGCTATGCCAGCCGCTTTCTTAATGAAGCAAATGGAATGGCGTGAATATCTTGAAGATCATGATGAGGACATCAGCGCATTAGAAGCTTTAGCTGAAGAAGTTGAAGAATCCAAGCGTGATACCTTGGCTGAAATCACACAAGCGATTGATGGAGCTAAGAACTATGAGCGTGCTGCCGAGTTACTCAGAGGTCTGCTATTTATTGATAAGTTTGCGCTTGAGCTAGATGATGCTATCTCAGCCTTGGTATAG
- the iscA gene encoding iron-sulfur cluster assembly protein IscA, producing MAITLTDKAAKHVQRNLDKRGKGCGLRLGVRTTGCSGLAYQLEYVDEAAPEDTKFESNGITIFIDPKSLAYLDGTELDFVREGLNEGFKFQNPNVKDECGCGESFRV from the coding sequence ATGGCAATTACCTTGACCGATAAAGCAGCAAAGCACGTACAGCGCAATTTGGATAAGCGTGGAAAAGGTTGTGGCTTGCGCTTAGGTGTTCGCACGACAGGTTGCTCTGGCTTGGCTTATCAACTGGAGTATGTGGATGAGGCAGCTCCAGAGGATACGAAGTTTGAATCCAATGGCATCACCATTTTTATTGATCCTAAGAGTTTGGCCTACTTAGATGGCACTGAATTAGATTTTGTGCGCGAAGGTTTGAACGAAGGCTTTAAGTTTCAGAATCCGAATGTAAAAGATGAGTGTGGTTGTGGTGAATCCTTCCGCGTCTGA
- the fdx gene encoding ISC system 2Fe-2S type ferredoxin, producing the protein MTQIVVLPHSEYCPEGAVVEVTPGTSICEALLENNIPIEHACDMVCACTTCHVIVKEGYQSLNEPDENEEDLLDRAWGLNPQSRLSCQAIVARQDLVIEIPKYSINHAKENH; encoded by the coding sequence ATGACTCAGATAGTTGTTCTACCCCATAGTGAATATTGCCCAGAAGGTGCTGTAGTTGAGGTAACTCCCGGCACTTCTATTTGTGAAGCGCTGCTAGAGAATAATATTCCGATTGAGCACGCCTGCGATATGGTCTGCGCTTGCACTACCTGTCACGTGATTGTGAAAGAGGGTTATCAGAGTCTTAATGAACCAGATGAGAATGAAGAAGATTTATTGGACCGTGCGTGGGGCCTAAACCCTCAGTCTCGTTTATCTTGCCAGGCTATTGTTGCGCGTCAGGATTTGGTGATTGAGATTCCAAAGTATTCGATCAATCACGCAAAAGAAAATCACTGA
- a CDS encoding Fe-S cluster assembly transcription factor → MRLTTKGRFAVTAMIDLALRETHGPVTLAGISQRQKISLSYLEQLFGKLRRFNIVDSTRGPGGGYTLARKSEEISVADIIVAVDEPLDATQCGGKGNCHSDEESHGRCMTHDLWSNLNAKMVEYLSSVSLRDLVQQQSGRGIVLHDLRPKKIKTESAKAEKPAPAVAAVKEAAPKRPLVNSVFNLAQQS, encoded by the coding sequence ATGAGACTTACAACCAAAGGCCGTTTTGCAGTAACCGCAATGATTGATTTAGCCCTGCGCGAGACGCACGGGCCTGTAACTTTGGCTGGAATTAGCCAGAGACAGAAGATTTCCCTGTCTTACCTAGAGCAATTGTTCGGCAAATTACGCCGTTTCAATATTGTTGATAGCACTCGTGGTCCTGGCGGTGGTTACACCCTGGCCCGCAAGTCTGAAGAAATTAGCGTGGCAGACATCATTGTTGCCGTGGATGAGCCCTTAGATGCAACCCAATGTGGCGGCAAAGGGAATTGCCATAGCGATGAAGAAAGCCATGGCCGTTGTATGACTCATGATCTATGGTCAAACCTCAATGCCAAGATGGTGGAGTACCTCAGCTCCGTCTCTTTACGTGATTTAGTGCAGCAGCAATCCGGACGTGGAATCGTATTGCACGATTTGCGCCCCAAGAAAATCAAGACTGAAAGTGCCAAGGCTGAAAAGCCAGCACCAGCAGTTGCAGCAGTAAAAGAAGCCGCTCCGAAGCGACCTCTCGTAAATTCTGTTTTTAACCTGGCTCAGCAAAGTTAA
- the hscA gene encoding Fe-S protein assembly chaperone HscA has protein sequence MALLQISEPGKSLAPHQRRIAVGIDLGTTNSLVAIVRDALPKVLPDSEGRELLPSVVRYLPNGRTQAGFEAIESIVSDPKNTIVSVKRFMGRGIVDVENIESTPYDFVDEPGMLKLRTVAGDKSPIEVSAEILARLRQLAEDSVNDDIVGAVITVPAYFDDAQRQATKDAAKLAGIEVLRLLNEPTAAAIAYGLDNASEGIYAVYDLGGGTFDISILKMSRGVFEVLSTGGDSALGGDDFDHRLYCWVIEQAKLPPLSIQDHRRLLLSCKHAKEQLSHNPLARVHETLTDGTVVNVGISQAQFFEITQNLINKTLVAVKKALRDAGLKADEVKGVVMVGGATRMPHVQRAVGELFGTKPLNNLNPDQVVALGAAMQADLLAGNQSKDDEWLLLDVIPLSLGIETMGGLVEKIIPRNTPIPVARAQDFTTFKDGQTALAIQVVQGERELAQDCRSLGKFELRGIPPMAAGAARIRVTFQVDADGLLSVSATEQGSGVQASIDIKPSYGLTDAEIARMLQDGFASAKVDLLARSLREEQVNAQRLLDAVQTALNSDRGLLTPQEQAAVDHEMATLQTILTEETDSDILRKAVDHAAKATDDFAQKRMNSSIQKALAGKNVAEI, from the coding sequence ATGGCCTTATTACAAATCTCCGAACCTGGTAAATCGCTTGCTCCGCATCAACGTCGGATTGCGGTGGGTATTGATCTAGGTACCACCAACTCTTTGGTGGCAATTGTTCGAGATGCTTTACCTAAGGTGCTTCCTGATTCAGAAGGGCGAGAATTACTCCCCTCAGTAGTACGTTACTTGCCTAATGGTAGAACCCAAGCTGGCTTTGAGGCAATTGAAAGCATTGTTTCTGATCCAAAGAACACGATTGTTTCTGTCAAACGTTTTATGGGTCGCGGTATCGTCGATGTCGAAAACATTGAAAGTACTCCTTATGACTTTGTAGACGAGCCGGGCATGTTGAAGTTACGTACAGTGGCTGGCGATAAAAGTCCTATTGAAGTGTCTGCGGAAATTCTGGCGCGTTTACGTCAATTGGCTGAAGACTCAGTGAATGATGACATCGTTGGTGCGGTCATTACTGTTCCCGCCTATTTTGATGATGCGCAACGACAAGCCACTAAAGATGCCGCTAAGTTGGCTGGAATAGAAGTATTGCGTTTGCTCAATGAGCCTACTGCTGCTGCTATTGCTTATGGTCTAGATAACGCTTCAGAAGGTATCTACGCGGTCTATGACCTTGGTGGTGGCACATTTGACATCTCAATTTTGAAAATGAGTAGAGGTGTATTTGAAGTGCTCTCTACTGGTGGTGACTCCGCCTTAGGTGGGGATGACTTCGATCATCGTCTCTATTGCTGGGTGATCGAACAAGCCAAACTTCCGCCACTCTCAATTCAGGATCATCGCAGACTATTGCTTTCTTGCAAGCATGCAAAAGAGCAATTGAGTCACAACCCTTTGGCTCGTGTTCATGAAACGCTTACTGATGGCACGGTGGTGAATGTAGGCATCAGTCAGGCACAGTTCTTTGAGATTACTCAGAACCTCATCAACAAAACTTTAGTTGCAGTAAAGAAGGCCTTGCGTGACGCTGGCCTTAAGGCGGACGAAGTTAAGGGTGTGGTGATGGTGGGTGGCGCAACTCGCATGCCTCATGTCCAGCGCGCTGTTGGGGAACTCTTTGGTACCAAGCCTTTAAATAATCTCAATCCAGATCAAGTAGTTGCTTTAGGCGCTGCTATGCAAGCGGATTTGCTTGCCGGCAATCAAAGTAAAGATGATGAGTGGCTTTTGTTGGATGTGATTCCACTGTCTCTTGGTATTGAAACCATGGGTGGCTTGGTGGAAAAAATTATTCCACGTAATACGCCAATTCCAGTAGCGCGTGCTCAAGATTTCACGACATTTAAAGATGGTCAAACAGCCTTGGCTATTCAGGTAGTGCAGGGTGAGCGTGAGTTAGCGCAAGATTGCCGTTCATTAGGCAAGTTTGAGTTACGTGGCATTCCGCCAATGGCTGCTGGAGCTGCTCGCATTCGAGTGACTTTCCAGGTAGATGCCGATGGCTTGCTTTCAGTTAGTGCAACAGAGCAGGGTTCTGGCGTGCAGGCATCAATTGATATTAAGCCTTCTTATGGTTTAACCGATGCCGAGATTGCACGTATGCTGCAAGATGGTTTTGCTTCTGCCAAGGTGGATCTTTTGGCAAGATCTTTGCGTGAAGAACAGGTGAATGCGCAGCGACTATTAGATGCCGTTCAAACCGCATTGAATTCTGATCGAGGATTATTAACCCCTCAAGAGCAGGCTGCAGTAGATCATGAGATGGCCACTTTGCAAACGATTCTTACGGAAGAAACCGATAGCGATATTCTCAGAAAGGCAGTTGATCATGCAGCAAAGGCGACCGATGATTTTGCCCAAAAGCGCATGAACTCTAGTATTCAGAAGGCCTTAGCTGGCAAGAATGTTGCAGAAATTTAA
- the iscU gene encoding Fe-S cluster assembly scaffold IscU — MAYSDKVIDHYENPRNVGSFEKGDDQVGTGMVGAPACGDVMKLQIRVNDQGVIEDAKFKTYGCGSAIASSSLVTEWVKGKTLDQALEIKNSLIAEELALPPVKIHCSILAEDAIKAAVANYKEKHPAK; from the coding sequence ATGGCATATAGCGACAAAGTAATTGATCATTATGAAAATCCCCGCAACGTCGGTTCTTTTGAGAAGGGTGACGACCAAGTGGGTACTGGCATGGTCGGTGCGCCAGCTTGTGGCGACGTCATGAAATTACAAATCCGCGTAAATGATCAGGGTGTCATTGAAGATGCCAAGTTCAAGACTTATGGCTGCGGCTCTGCCATTGCATCTTCTTCATTGGTAACTGAGTGGGTTAAAGGCAAAACTTTGGATCAAGCTTTGGAGATTAAGAACTCCTTAATTGCGGAAGAGTTAGCTTTGCCGCCTGTAAAAATTCACTGCTCTATTTTGGCTGAGGACGCCATCAAGGCAGCAGTGGCTAATTACAAAGAAAAGCATCCAGCCAAGTAA
- a CDS encoding IscS subfamily cysteine desulfurase, with amino-acid sequence MNAPQEIPQQPIPMFSPKHFPVYMDYSATTPIDPRVVDKMLPYLREQFGNAASRSHAYGWAAEEAVEWARSEVAQLVHADPREIVFTSGATESINLALKGAAHFYKERGNHIITVKTEHKATLDTCRELEREGFEVTYLDVLPDGLIDFSQLEAAMKPGTILASVMYVNNEIGVVQDIPRIGELCRSRGVIFHVDAAQATGKVEIDLEKTKVDLMSFSAHKTYGPKGIGALFVRRKPRIRIEAQIHGGGHERGMRSGTLAVHQIVGMGEAFRIARIEMAEENARIRALRDRLLTGLKDIEEVYVNGDMDDRVPHNLNISFNYVEGESMLMALKDLAISSGSACTSASLEPSYVLRALGRNDELAHSSIRFTLGRFTTEQEVDFTIKLVKEKIAKLRELSPLWEMFKDGIDLSTIQWAAH; translated from the coding sequence ATGAACGCACCACAAGAGATTCCTCAGCAGCCGATACCCATGTTTAGTCCTAAACACTTCCCGGTATACATGGACTACTCAGCTACTACGCCGATTGACCCGCGTGTAGTGGACAAGATGTTGCCGTACTTGCGTGAGCAGTTTGGTAATGCAGCATCTCGCAGTCATGCCTATGGTTGGGCTGCAGAAGAAGCCGTTGAGTGGGCGCGTTCAGAAGTTGCTCAGCTAGTTCATGCAGATCCAAGAGAGATTGTGTTTACTAGTGGCGCTACTGAAAGTATTAACCTGGCACTCAAAGGTGCCGCCCACTTTTACAAAGAGCGCGGCAATCACATCATTACTGTGAAGACTGAGCACAAGGCTACCTTGGATACTTGCCGTGAGCTCGAGCGCGAAGGTTTTGAAGTAACTTATCTAGACGTTTTGCCAGATGGTCTGATTGATTTTTCTCAGCTTGAAGCGGCTATGAAACCGGGCACCATCCTGGCTTCAGTGATGTATGTCAATAACGAGATTGGTGTGGTGCAAGACATTCCGCGCATTGGTGAATTGTGCCGTTCCCGTGGTGTGATATTCCATGTGGATGCAGCGCAAGCTACTGGCAAAGTAGAAATCGATCTAGAGAAAACTAAAGTAGATTTAATGAGCTTTTCTGCTCATAAAACTTATGGTCCAAAAGGAATTGGCGCTTTGTTTGTTCGTCGCAAACCCCGTATCCGCATTGAAGCGCAGATCCATGGTGGTGGACATGAGCGCGGTATGCGTTCAGGTACTTTGGCAGTTCACCAGATCGTAGGTATGGGGGAAGCCTTCCGTATCGCTCGCATCGAAATGGCTGAAGAGAACGCGCGCATTCGTGCATTGCGCGATCGCTTGCTGACTGGTCTAAAAGATATTGAAGAAGTCTATGTCAATGGCGACATGGATGATCGTGTTCCACATAACCTCAATATTAGTTTTAACTATGTTGAAGGTGAATCGATGCTGATGGCATTGAAAGATTTGGCTATCTCATCTGGATCTGCATGTACTTCAGCATCTTTAGAGCCTTCTTATGTGCTGCGTGCGCTTGGTCGTAATGATGAATTGGCTCACAGCTCAATTCGTTTTACCCTGGGACGTTTTACTACTGAGCAAGAAGTAGATTTCACAATCAAATTAGTGAAAGAGAAGATTGCGAAGTTACGTGAGCTCTCCCCGCTTTGGGAAATGTTTAAAGATGGTATTGATCTCAGTACCATCCAGTGGGCGGCGCACTAA
- a CDS encoding DUF3300 domain-containing protein produces MVASKKARIPSRLIASLLTAALALPAAAPVAFAQNSSQQQAAKLTQAQLEALVAPIALYPDALVSQVLMASTYPLEIAEASNWVKSNANLKGDALNKALQQQNWDASVKSLVSFPPVLEMMGSQLSWTQQLGNAVLAQQSDAMNAIQALRAKAKKAGTLESNSQQTVSTQGSGSTQTIIIEPANPQVVYVPTYNPAVVYGAWAYPAYPPYAYYPPGYVAGTALLSFGVGMAVGAALWGGCHWGGGYGGGSLTVNNNNFNNFNKNTNNNWNGNRNSGSSDWKPDQQRRNANLGGAGSGNRNAERDQLRQNLQRGDMSGNRSGGDRMGDRSGADRSGNFGGGDKTASRPSSGDRFGGGGGFGDTRGARFDGGGDHFGGGHGGFGGGGFRGRR; encoded by the coding sequence ATGGTGGCATCAAAGAAAGCGAGAATACCCTCTCGCTTAATCGCAAGTCTTCTCACGGCTGCCCTAGCTCTTCCAGCTGCGGCCCCAGTGGCATTTGCTCAAAATAGCAGCCAACAACAAGCAGCAAAGCTTACGCAAGCACAACTAGAGGCCCTAGTAGCGCCGATTGCACTCTACCCAGATGCACTAGTTTCACAAGTACTAATGGCATCCACCTATCCTTTGGAGATTGCAGAAGCCTCCAATTGGGTTAAATCTAATGCCAACCTGAAAGGTGATGCGCTCAATAAAGCATTGCAACAACAAAATTGGGACGCCAGTGTCAAATCATTAGTGTCTTTTCCACCGGTGCTCGAGATGATGGGCTCCCAGTTAAGCTGGACCCAGCAACTTGGCAACGCAGTATTGGCTCAGCAATCTGATGCCATGAATGCTATTCAAGCATTGCGTGCCAAGGCGAAAAAAGCCGGCACATTAGAGTCAAACTCTCAGCAGACAGTGAGCACTCAAGGCAGTGGCAGCACTCAGACCATCATCATTGAGCCCGCGAACCCACAAGTCGTCTATGTTCCCACTTACAACCCAGCTGTGGTTTATGGCGCATGGGCATACCCAGCCTACCCTCCATACGCATACTATCCACCTGGATATGTAGCTGGCACAGCGCTACTGTCCTTTGGTGTTGGCATGGCAGTTGGAGCGGCACTTTGGGGCGGCTGTCACTGGGGAGGTGGTTACGGCGGTGGGTCATTAACCGTAAATAACAATAACTTCAACAATTTCAATAAGAACACCAATAACAACTGGAATGGCAATCGTAATAGCGGATCTAGCGACTGGAAACCAGATCAACAGCGCCGCAATGCAAACCTAGGTGGTGCGGGCAGTGGGAATCGTAATGCTGAACGAGATCAATTGCGTCAGAACCTCCAACGCGGAGATATGAGCGGCAATCGTTCGGGCGGAGACCGAATGGGTGACCGAAGCGGCGCTGACCGCAGTGGTAATTTTGGCGGTGGCGATAAAACTGCCAGCCGGCCCTCTAGTGGAGATCGATTTGGCGGTGGTGGTGGCTTTGGCGATACACGCGGTGCTCGCTTTGATGGTGGCGGCGATCACTTTGGCGGTGGTCATGGCGGCTTTGGCGGTGGTGGTTTCCGCGGCCGCCGCTAA
- a CDS encoding amino acid aminotransferase, with translation MNLFTSVQLAPKDPIFGLTEAYVADQRADKVNLGVGVYYTDEGKVPLLKAVIKAEEAIVAKHSPRSYIPIEGPNPYNSAVQNLLFGADSSLIKDGRVVTAECLGGTGALRVGADFIKRLNLNAPCAISNPTWENHRGIFESAGFEVLEYTYFDGKTRGVDFDGMVKSLESFPKFTTVLLHACCHNPTGADITEAQWRQVIDICKAKQLIPFLDMAYQGFAAGIEQDGIAVRLFAESGMSFFVSSSFSKSFSLYGERVGALSIVTQSKDESTRVLSQLKRVIRTNYSNPPTHGAAIAAAVLNSPELRKLWEDELAEMRDRIKAMRQGLVQKLAAAGVKQDFAFIEAQRGMFSYSGLTAEQVERLQKEDGIYALSTGRICVAALNTKNIDKVAKAIARVLA, from the coding sequence ATGAACCTTTTCACTTCAGTCCAGCTAGCCCCTAAAGACCCTATTTTTGGCCTCACAGAAGCCTATGTCGCCGATCAACGCGCAGACAAGGTCAACTTAGGCGTTGGCGTGTATTACACCGATGAAGGCAAGGTACCTCTTTTGAAGGCAGTAATTAAGGCTGAAGAGGCAATTGTTGCGAAGCACTCTCCGCGTAGCTACATTCCAATCGAAGGCCCGAACCCTTACAACAGCGCAGTTCAGAACTTGTTATTTGGTGCCGACTCTTCACTCATTAAAGATGGTCGTGTTGTAACTGCCGAATGTCTTGGTGGCACTGGCGCCTTGCGCGTTGGTGCGGACTTTATCAAGCGCCTTAATTTGAATGCGCCTTGCGCAATTAGCAACCCTACCTGGGAAAACCACCGCGGTATTTTTGAATCTGCAGGGTTTGAAGTACTTGAGTACACCTATTTCGACGGTAAAACTCGTGGTGTTGATTTTGATGGCATGGTGAAATCTCTAGAGTCTTTTCCGAAGTTCACCACTGTCTTATTGCACGCTTGCTGCCATAACCCAACTGGCGCTGATATTACTGAAGCGCAATGGCGTCAAGTCATTGATATTTGCAAAGCAAAGCAACTCATTCCATTTTTAGATATGGCTTACCAAGGCTTTGCTGCTGGTATTGAGCAAGACGGTATTGCGGTGCGCTTGTTCGCTGAATCCGGTATGTCTTTCTTTGTATCCAGTTCCTTCTCCAAATCATTTTCACTCTATGGTGAGCGTGTTGGTGCCTTATCGATCGTGACTCAAAGCAAAGATGAATCCACGCGTGTTCTTTCTCAATTGAAGCGTGTGATCCGCACAAACTATTCCAATCCACCTACACATGGCGCAGCGATTGCTGCCGCTGTTCTGAACTCACCAGAACTAAGAAAGCTCTGGGAAGATGAATTAGCTGAGATGCGTGATCGCATTAAAGCAATGCGTCAGGGGCTGGTACAAAAATTGGCTGCTGCTGGCGTTAAGCAGGACTTTGCTTTTATTGAAGCTCAGCGCGGCATGTTCTCTTACTCAGGCTTAACCGCTGAGCAAGTAGAGCGTTTACAAAAGGAAGATGGCATTTATGCCCTCTCCACCGGTCGTATTTGTGTGGCTGCCCTCAATACCAAAAATATTGATAAGGTAGCCAAAGCAATCGCCCGCGTATTGGCGTAA
- the uvrB gene encoding excinuclease ABC subunit UvrB, with protein sequence MIAEMPPKLPKSSSNSKVVESKKSPVADPLGEVGHDLDADKFVSFPDSPFQLYQPFPPAGDQPAAIDALVAGIEDGLTFQTLLGVTGSGKTFTMANVIARTGRPAIIFAPNKTLAAQLYSEFREFFPKNAVEYFVSYYDYYQPEAYVPTRDLFIEKDSSINEHIEQMRLSATKSLLERRDVIIVATVSAIYGIGNPGDYHSMVMTLRPGDKMSQRDILMRLIAMQYDRNETDFKRGVFRVRGDTIDIFPAEHNELAVRVELFDDVIESLQFFDPLTGKIRQKIPRFTVYPSSHYVTPRDTVLKAIETIKAELRIRLDEFVKDGKLVEAQRLEQRTRFDLEMLNELGFCKGIENYSRHLSGAMPGEAPPTLVDYLPNDALMFLDESHVLIGQLNAMYNGDKSRKHTLVEFGFRLPSAMDNRPLKFTEFETKMRQTVFVSATPADYENTHTGQVVEQVARPTGLVDPEIEVLPASTQVDDLLNQIHERVKVHERVLVTVLTKRMAEQLTDYLSDNGVKVRYVHSDIDTVERVEILRDLRLGVFDVLVGINLLREGLDIPEVSLVAILDADKEGFLRSERSLIQTIGRAARNIKGKAILYADRITDSMKRAMGETERRRTKQIAFNKANGIEPRGVQKRIKDIIDGVYDVQEKRSEMQVEQERARYEDMSEKDLAGEIKRLEKQMNSEAKNLEFEKAAATRDRLTKVKEMAFGARSRDAV encoded by the coding sequence ATGATAGCTGAGATGCCCCCTAAGTTGCCTAAAAGTTCCTCAAATTCCAAAGTTGTTGAAAGCAAGAAAAGCCCTGTAGCTGATCCTTTGGGCGAGGTGGGTCACGACCTGGATGCAGATAAGTTCGTTTCCTTCCCAGATTCGCCTTTTCAGCTCTATCAGCCATTTCCACCAGCCGGGGACCAGCCGGCCGCAATCGATGCTTTAGTAGCTGGAATTGAGGATGGATTGACCTTCCAGACCCTTTTGGGGGTTACTGGTTCAGGCAAAACCTTCACCATGGCTAATGTGATTGCCAGAACAGGGCGTCCCGCCATTATCTTTGCGCCTAATAAGACCTTGGCTGCCCAGCTTTACAGTGAATTTCGGGAGTTTTTCCCAAAAAATGCGGTGGAGTACTTCGTAAGTTATTACGACTACTACCAGCCAGAGGCTTATGTCCCGACGCGCGATTTATTTATTGAAAAAGATTCGTCAATTAATGAGCACATCGAGCAAATGCGACTGTCTGCTACTAAGAGTTTGTTAGAGCGACGTGACGTCATCATTGTGGCTACTGTCTCTGCAATTTACGGTATTGGTAATCCGGGTGACTATCACAGCATGGTGATGACTTTGCGTCCTGGCGACAAGATGAGTCAGCGCGATATTTTGATGCGCTTAATTGCGATGCAATACGACCGTAACGAAACTGATTTCAAGCGCGGAGTGTTCCGGGTGCGGGGCGACACGATTGATATTTTCCCGGCTGAACATAATGAATTGGCAGTGCGTGTTGAGCTCTTTGATGATGTCATTGAGAGTTTGCAATTTTTTGATCCGCTCACTGGGAAAATTCGTCAGAAAATTCCACGCTTTACTGTCTATCCAAGTTCGCATTACGTTACTCCGCGTGACACGGTGCTTAAGGCGATTGAAACAATTAAGGCTGAGTTGCGTATTCGCTTAGATGAATTTGTTAAAGATGGAAAGTTGGTTGAGGCACAACGTTTAGAGCAGCGTACGCGCTTTGATTTAGAGATGCTCAATGAGTTGGGTTTCTGCAAAGGCATTGAGAACTACTCCCGCCATCTCTCAGGGGCTATGCCTGGCGAGGCGCCGCCCACCTTGGTTGACTACCTTCCAAATGATGCCTTGATGTTCTTGGATGAGAGCCATGTTCTCATCGGACAGCTGAATGCGATGTATAACGGCGACAAGTCTCGCAAACACACTTTGGTGGAGTTTGGTTTCCGTTTACCTTCGGCAATGGATAACCGACCACTGAAGTTCACGGAGTTTGAAACGAAGATGCGTCAAACGGTATTTGTTTCTGCAACACCCGCTGATTATGAAAATACGCACACCGGACAAGTGGTGGAGCAAGTGGCTAGACCAACAGGACTAGTTGATCCAGAAATTGAAGTGTTGCCAGCAAGCACCCAAGTAGATGATTTGCTCAATCAGATTCATGAGCGTGTCAAAGTGCATGAGCGCGTCTTGGTAACCGTTCTAACAAAACGAATGGCTGAACAGCTGACAGATTACTTGTCGGATAACGGTGTAAAAGTACGTTACGTCCATTCGGATATTGACACTGTAGAGCGCGTAGAAATTCTGCGCGACTTACGCTTAGGCGTGTTCGATGTTTTAGTGGGTATTAATTTGTTGCGCGAGGGCTTGGATATTCCCGAAGTCTCACTCGTTGCAATTTTGGATGCGGATAAAGAGGGCTTCTTGCGTTCTGAACGCAGCTTAATTCAGACGATTGGTAGGGCAGCCCGAAATATTAAAGGCAAGGCTATTCTGTACGCTGACAGGATCACCGATTCTATGAAGCGGGCCATGGGGGAGACTGAGCGTCGCCGAACCAAGCAAATTGCCTTCAATAAGGCGAATGGGATTGAGCCACGGGGTGTCCAAAAGCGTATTAAAGACATTATTGATGGCGTCTATGACGTCCAAGAGAAGCGCTCTGAGATGCAGGTAGAGCAGGAGCGGGCTCGCTATGAGGATATGAGCGAGAAGGACCTAGCGGGCGAAATCAAGCGTTTAGAGAAGCAAATGAACTCTGAAGCTAAAAATCTGGAGTTTGAAAAGGCGGCAGCCACCCGTGATCGCCTTACCAAGGTTAAGGAGATGGCCTTTGGGGCTCGATCTAGGGATGCTGTTTAA